The Exiguobacterium aurantiacum DSM 6208 genome includes a window with the following:
- a CDS encoding chemotaxis protein CheC has product MLSEFEQDLLKELGNIGSGHAATALSTLLAKPVNITVSSAEMEPITYLPERVGGPERHVASVLLELGGDISGMILILFPVDDAETMVTSLIGTPFTFAAADELGQSAWEEIGNIMSGAYARALSDWLMTPIMIQVPATAIDMAGSIVEFVVTSVQPEEDAALYIDTTFLIDDKVSAGHVLFLPTHGSLKQIERRLLGHG; this is encoded by the coding sequence ATGCTGAGTGAGTTTGAACAAGATTTGTTGAAAGAGCTCGGCAACATCGGGTCGGGTCACGCCGCCACGGCGTTGTCGACACTCTTGGCAAAACCGGTCAACATCACCGTCTCGTCTGCCGAGATGGAACCGATCACTTACTTGCCGGAACGTGTCGGCGGTCCCGAGCGGCACGTCGCGTCCGTCTTGCTCGAACTCGGAGGAGACATTAGTGGCATGATCCTCATCTTGTTCCCGGTCGACGATGCCGAGACGATGGTCACATCATTGATTGGGACGCCGTTCACGTTCGCCGCGGCGGACGAACTCGGCCAGTCGGCTTGGGAAGAGATCGGAAACATTATGAGCGGGGCGTATGCCCGTGCCTTGAGCGATTGGCTCATGACGCCGATCATGATTCAAGTACCGGCGACAGCGATCGACATGGCCGGGTCGATCGTCGAATTCGTCGTCACTTCGGTCCAACCGGAAGAAGATGCGGCGCTTTATATCGATACGACATTCTTAATAGACGACAAAGTGAGTGCTGGCCATGTGTTGTTCCTACCGACGCACGGCTCACTTAAACAAATCGAACGGCGGTTGCTCGGCCATGGCTGA
- a CDS encoding chemotaxis protein CheD produces the protein MAEVLKIGIAEWKQTSAPNRLRTAGLGSCVGVILFDVRTQVAAMAHVMLPDSNIARKHQTIEVGKYADTAIDALVKSLNQAGANRLQAKMAGGAQMFQFKYENEAMRIGERNAEAIRKALKAHRIPLVAEDCGGHNGRTIEFDVATSVLSIRTVSVGTKEI, from the coding sequence ATGGCTGAAGTGCTCAAAATCGGCATCGCCGAATGGAAGCAGACGTCGGCACCGAACCGCCTTCGCACGGCCGGTCTCGGTTCATGTGTCGGGGTGATCCTGTTTGACGTCCGCACCCAAGTGGCGGCGATGGCCCACGTCATGTTGCCAGATTCGAATATCGCCCGCAAACATCAGACGATCGAGGTAGGTAAGTACGCCGATACGGCGATCGACGCGCTCGTGAAATCATTAAATCAGGCCGGGGCGAACCGGTTGCAGGCGAAAATGGCCGGAGGCGCCCAAATGTTTCAATTCAAGTATGAGAACGAGGCGATGCGAATCGGTGAACGAAACGCCGAGGCGATTCGAAAAGCGTTGAAAGCGCACCGGATCCCGCTTGTCGCTGAAGATTGCGGCGGCCATAACGGCCGCACGATCGAATTTGATGTGGCGACGTCCGTCTTATCGATTCGGACTGTCAGTGTAGGAACAAAAGAAATTTAA